The following coding sequences lie in one Agrobacterium vitis genomic window:
- a CDS encoding LysR family transcriptional regulator, which produces MSEQAYANLDIRMMRTLRLLLTECSVSRTADLLGQAQPTVSLTLKRLRDIFQDPLLVRSGSALVPTERGMALRSAMNDILGRIDTHLISPTAFDPAVSVRHFRVVASNCLGTVFMPQLIGAITDMAPGISIDASPMPSQDDLLSGLSEGRIDAVIGNWPHPPEHLRIAPMLKTDIVCMVRSTHRFARRDRDRIRLDEYLEESHLSPTSERDAQFSPIDGRLLDLGVKRHIRATVPEYSIAPYVLARSDLVFTTGRHFAEQVAQTFPFAVLDAPVELGQMHFYTLWHDRKHHAPDQAWLRRMIKNACAEIQALDRVSPLPLPPVRHMHSSRQPSWQPG; this is translated from the coding sequence ATGTCGGAGCAGGCCTATGCAAATCTCGATATCCGCATGATGCGCACCCTGCGCTTGCTGCTGACGGAATGCAGCGTATCGCGCACAGCCGATCTGCTGGGTCAGGCGCAACCGACCGTCAGCCTGACCCTGAAGCGGCTGCGCGATATTTTTCAGGACCCGCTGTTGGTGCGTTCCGGCAGTGCGCTGGTGCCGACCGAGCGCGGGATGGCACTGCGCTCAGCCATGAATGACATTCTCGGTCGGATCGATACCCACTTGATTTCTCCGACTGCGTTCGATCCCGCCGTATCCGTTCGTCATTTTCGCGTGGTTGCCAGCAATTGTCTCGGCACCGTCTTCATGCCGCAATTGATCGGCGCGATCACCGACATGGCCCCCGGCATTTCCATCGACGCCTCCCCGATGCCATCGCAAGACGATCTTCTGTCGGGATTGTCGGAGGGCCGGATCGATGCAGTGATCGGCAATTGGCCCCACCCGCCGGAGCACCTGCGCATCGCACCGATGCTGAAGACCGATATCGTCTGCATGGTCAGATCCACGCATCGTTTTGCCCGACGTGACCGGGATCGCATCCGGCTTGATGAATATCTCGAAGAAAGCCATCTGTCGCCGACATCAGAACGAGATGCGCAATTCAGCCCCATCGACGGACGATTGCTCGATCTCGGCGTCAAGCGGCATATCCGCGCCACGGTGCCCGAATATTCCATCGCGCCTTACGTGCTGGCCCGCTCAGACCTCGTCTTCACCACCGGACGGCATTTTGCCGAGCAGGTGGCGCAAACCTTCCCCTTTGCGGTGCTGGACGCTCCGGTGGAATTGGGGCAGATGCATTTCTATACGCTCTGGCACGACCGCAAACATCATGCCCCCGACCAGGCATGGCTGCGCCGGATGATCAAGAATGCCTGTGCAGAGATACAAGCGCTCGACCGCGTCAGCCCCTTGCCTCTCCCGCCGGTGCGCCACATGCACTCCAGTCGGCAGCCCAGCTGGCAACCAGGCTGA
- a CDS encoding ABC transporter permease: MNRRITLTLGLAVGFFYLPIIVLALFSFNASSLMAFPLSGFTLSWYKDLFSNATFINGFLTSFLISQPVGILAALIGLCAALALASPRLHLRPVFIFLIILPFLVPKTVLSIAQAMLMNWVGLGRGAVALIAAQTLIAIPFATTIIAATVIRLDKRLEDAARDLGATPWQSFRRIVLPQLKGAIGAAYSIGVILSLADLTISMFLAGRTQPLSLIIASQFRRELKPDLNAMQVVVLLLTALIVIVSELYRRNRHKHSISGPSDHA; encoded by the coding sequence ATGAACCGGCGGATCACCCTGACTCTTGGCCTCGCTGTCGGCTTCTTCTATCTGCCGATCATCGTATTGGCGCTGTTTTCCTTCAATGCCTCCAGCCTGATGGCCTTTCCCTTAAGCGGCTTCACGCTGTCCTGGTACAAAGACCTGTTCAGCAATGCGACCTTTATCAACGGCTTCCTGACCAGTTTCCTGATCTCCCAGCCGGTCGGCATCCTGGCGGCCTTGATCGGTCTGTGCGCGGCCCTGGCACTTGCCTCGCCCAGGCTGCACCTTCGCCCGGTCTTCATCTTTCTGATCATCCTGCCGTTTCTGGTGCCGAAAACGGTGCTGTCAATTGCCCAGGCCATGCTGATGAACTGGGTGGGACTGGGACGCGGGGCCGTTGCTCTCATCGCTGCGCAAACCTTGATCGCCATCCCGTTTGCCACCACCATCATCGCCGCCACCGTCATCCGCCTCGACAAACGGCTGGAAGATGCCGCCCGCGATCTGGGGGCCACCCCTTGGCAAAGCTTTCGCCGTATCGTTCTGCCGCAGTTGAAGGGTGCCATCGGCGCTGCCTATTCCATTGGCGTTATTCTATCGCTGGCCGATCTGACCATCTCGATGTTTCTCGCCGGTCGCACCCAGCCGCTGTCGCTGATTATCGCCTCGCAATTCCGGCGCGAGCTGAAGCCCGACCTCAACGCCATGCAGGTCGTGGTGCTTTTGCTGACAGCCTTGATCGTCATTGTCAGCGAGCTTTATCGCCGCAACCGGCACAAACACAGTATTTCAGGACCCTCAGACCATGCTTGA
- a CDS encoding amidohydrolase family protein — protein MTQAIAMPDNPGADCIIEAGTVLTGIDAGSGLTGIEAGTVLTGLGTDGKMTMRHDVGIRVEKGMIAQIGPMEAVGYGNDHLPRFGSRRMIAMPGLVNAHHHFGVTPLMQGVPFAPLELWLPQFRAMRRIDQRLDTLYSAIEMLESGTTTVQHIHSGFSGTPDSWMQTAEATISAYGEIGMRLGYCFMIRDRNILSYEPDADILSRLPAKARDWIAPQLAAADIPVPRLMEFYTDLRARFMKGSPQHIRMNLAPANLHWCSDDALQTIFETAKAAGGNVHMHLLETERQAEFARRTYGRSAVQHLQKLQCLDANVTLGHGNWMSGEDLDIIASCGCTICHNASSGLRLGSGIAPVNEMRRHGIPVALGIDQSNIADDRDMTLEMKLVWALHRETGLWNDRPDAGAVLQMASEHGAASAGFGGFTGRLEPGWQADIVLMDKDRIARPAINSRTPPVEALLHRGGRHAIEQVFVGGRLVVDGGRVTTVDRDAVMAEIEAILSRPETDADRYAWQAVETLLPHLESSLQQLRLGAGYRRYRYNSMSDQ, from the coding sequence ATGACGCAGGCCATTGCGATGCCGGACAATCCCGGCGCAGATTGCATCATCGAGGCCGGCACCGTGCTGACCGGCATTGATGCCGGCAGCGGGCTGACCGGCATTGAGGCCGGCACCGTGCTGACCGGCCTTGGCACGGATGGCAAAATGACCATGCGCCACGATGTCGGCATCCGCGTCGAGAAGGGCATGATCGCCCAGATCGGTCCGATGGAAGCGGTCGGCTATGGCAACGACCACCTGCCACGCTTTGGCTCACGCCGGATGATCGCCATGCCGGGCCTGGTCAACGCGCATCACCATTTCGGTGTGACACCATTGATGCAAGGCGTGCCTTTCGCGCCGCTGGAACTGTGGCTGCCGCAATTTCGCGCCATGCGCCGCATCGACCAGAGGCTGGATACGCTTTATTCGGCCATCGAAATGCTGGAAAGCGGCACGACGACTGTGCAGCACATCCATAGCGGCTTTTCCGGCACGCCTGACAGCTGGATGCAGACGGCAGAAGCAACCATCTCGGCCTATGGCGAAATCGGCATGCGGCTCGGCTATTGCTTCATGATCCGCGACCGCAATATTCTGTCCTACGAGCCGGATGCGGATATCTTGAGCCGCCTGCCCGCCAAGGCGCGAGACTGGATTGCGCCGCAGCTGGCCGCTGCCGATATTCCAGTTCCCCGGCTGATGGAATTCTATACCGATCTGCGCGCCCGTTTCATGAAGGGTAGCCCACAGCATATCCGCATGAATCTTGCGCCCGCCAATCTGCACTGGTGCAGCGATGATGCCTTGCAGACGATTTTCGAGACCGCCAAGGCGGCAGGTGGAAATGTCCACATGCACCTTCTCGAAACCGAGCGGCAGGCGGAATTTGCCCGGCGTACTTATGGCCGCAGCGCGGTTCAGCATCTGCAAAAACTGCAATGCCTTGACGCCAATGTAACGCTTGGCCACGGCAACTGGATGAGTGGCGAGGATCTCGACATCATCGCCTCCTGCGGCTGTACCATCTGCCACAACGCCTCTTCCGGCCTCAGGCTCGGCAGCGGGATTGCGCCCGTCAACGAGATGCGACGGCACGGCATTCCAGTGGCCCTCGGCATCGACCAGTCGAATATTGCCGACGACCGCGACATGACACTGGAAATGAAACTGGTCTGGGCGCTGCACCGGGAAACCGGCCTCTGGAACGATAGGCCGGATGCGGGCGCGGTGCTGCAAATGGCCAGCGAACATGGTGCGGCCTCCGCCGGATTTGGTGGATTTACGGGACGTCTGGAGCCCGGCTGGCAGGCCGATATCGTGCTAATGGACAAGGACCGCATTGCCCGCCCGGCTATCAATTCACGAACGCCACCCGTGGAAGCGCTGCTGCATCGCGGTGGGCGTCACGCCATAGAACAGGTCTTCGTCGGTGGGCGGCTGGTGGTGGATGGCGGTCGCGTGACAACTGTTGACCGCGATGCTGTCATGGCGGAAATCGAGGCTATTCTATCACGCCCGGAAACGGATGCGGACCGGTATGCTTGGCAGGCGGTAGAAACCCTGCTGCCGCATCTCGAATCCAGCCTGCAACAGTTGCGCCTTGGGGCTGGTTATCGTCGTTACCGCTACAATTCGATGTCGGATCAGTAA
- a CDS encoding ABC transporter permease gives MTLALSRAHLALPVSLLLVLGCLLPLMLLVAFSLFTVDLDAFVMVPDLSLHSWGQMMSNPVFALLIGKAVLSGLVTALLAAVLGYPIALAISRLPIAWKGIAQIVLLTPLYTGEIVRIYAWRVVLGSEGLVNAVLKWLGLVDQPVKFLLFSPFTTHLVLLYNCLPFMVLPIWISAELIDRRLIEAARDLGARPFDAFTRVIFPLTVPGLAVGLLAVFALAAGDMLTPSMLGGTSGATPMAMIDNLFGTAFDWPLASALALSLLIALFATASAMAWLLLRLKGARAVLQGGLK, from the coding sequence ATGACGCTCGCTCTCAGCCGTGCGCATCTGGCGCTTCCCGTCTCACTGCTGCTGGTCCTGGGCTGTCTCTTGCCCCTGATGCTGCTGGTAGCCTTCAGTCTGTTCACGGTGGATCTGGATGCTTTCGTCATGGTGCCGGACCTCTCCCTGCACAGCTGGGGGCAGATGATGTCCAATCCGGTCTTTGCCCTGTTGATCGGCAAGGCGGTTCTATCCGGACTGGTCACCGCCCTTCTGGCGGCGGTGCTCGGTTATCCCATTGCGCTTGCCATTTCCCGGCTGCCTATCGCCTGGAAGGGCATCGCCCAGATCGTATTGTTGACGCCGCTTTATACCGGCGAAATCGTCCGCATCTATGCCTGGCGGGTGGTTCTGGGCTCGGAAGGGCTGGTCAATGCGGTGCTGAAATGGCTTGGGCTGGTCGATCAGCCCGTCAAATTCCTGTTGTTTTCTCCCTTCACCACTCATCTCGTCCTTCTCTATAACTGCCTGCCCTTTATGGTGTTACCGATCTGGATTTCGGCGGAATTGATCGATCGACGGTTGATCGAAGCGGCCCGCGACCTCGGCGCCCGCCCGTTCGATGCCTTCACCCGAGTAATCTTTCCGCTGACGGTGCCGGGCCTTGCTGTCGGCCTGCTGGCAGTCTTCGCGCTCGCCGCCGGTGACATGCTGACACCAAGCATGCTGGGCGGCACCTCCGGCGCAACCCCGATGGCGATGATCGACAACCTGTTCGGCACCGCCTTCGACTGGCCGCTTGCCTCTGCCTTGGCGTTGAGCCTGCTGATCGCGCTGTTTGCAACGGCAAGCGCTATGGCCTGGCTGCTGCTGCGGCTGAAAGGCGCGCGGGCCGTCCTGCAGGGGGGCTTGAAATGA
- a CDS encoding SidA/IucD/PvdA family monooxygenase has translation MLDPLPDAVAALARLKDAARADLATLAYPAAPWLAPLPVSAPSVCDVAIVGGGQSAITIAAALKWDGVQQIRLFDSAPAGSEGPWTTFARMEELRTPKTAVGNEFNVANLSVRRWFETRYGIEAWQTLGRIPRTDWKAYLDWYAEVFDIAITNETSVTDVSPEGDLMAVTTLRQGHVERHLARAVVLATGFDGAGAWRVPRFISDALPSQRYDHTNGPVDFKRLKGKRIGILGHGASAFDNAVTALNSGAASVDLCFRRTRLPRTNPHRALEAPPLLSGFGALSDHTRWQIARFFRSTDQPPPVRAFETAMALPGFTLRPATPWLEVYEKDGAVSVKTPDGVLVFDHLLLATGMDVDLSARPELKTLAPRIAVWGEHFTPSAGEEDARLSQLPYLDPYYAFLPKVPEDGWVSRVFAFNSASFVSHGPHSTSISGHRYALPRVVRGIERRLLLDQENAILPGLEAYCSQDLPVSDDFEADIAARNAARMMEKAS, from the coding sequence ATGCTTGATCCTCTCCCCGATGCCGTGGCCGCACTTGCTCGTTTAAAGGACGCCGCAAGAGCCGATCTTGCCACCCTCGCCTATCCGGCGGCTCCCTGGCTTGCGCCACTGCCCGTCTCTGCCCCATCCGTCTGCGATGTCGCCATCGTTGGCGGGGGACAGTCGGCGATCACCATAGCGGCGGCGCTGAAATGGGATGGGGTCCAGCAGATCCGCCTGTTCGACAGCGCCCCGGCTGGCTCGGAAGGACCATGGACCACCTTTGCCCGAATGGAAGAATTGCGCACCCCCAAAACGGCGGTGGGCAACGAATTCAACGTCGCCAATCTCTCGGTGCGTCGCTGGTTCGAAACCCGCTATGGCATTGAGGCCTGGCAGACGCTGGGCCGCATCCCCCGCACCGACTGGAAGGCCTATCTGGACTGGTATGCCGAGGTTTTCGACATTGCCATTACCAATGAGACCAGCGTGACGGACGTCTCGCCCGAAGGCGACCTGATGGCCGTCACCACTCTGCGGCAGGGCCATGTCGAGCGCCATCTGGCGCGGGCGGTGGTTCTGGCCACCGGATTTGACGGCGCAGGCGCCTGGCGGGTACCGCGCTTCATTTCCGACGCTTTGCCATCGCAGCGCTATGACCATACCAATGGACCGGTGGACTTTAAGCGTTTGAAGGGCAAGAGGATCGGCATTCTCGGCCACGGCGCCTCGGCCTTCGACAATGCCGTCACCGCGCTGAACAGCGGTGCTGCCTCGGTCGATCTCTGCTTTCGCCGGACACGTCTGCCGCGCACCAATCCGCACCGCGCACTGGAAGCACCGCCGCTTCTCAGCGGTTTCGGGGCGCTGTCCGACCATACCCGCTGGCAAATAGCGCGGTTTTTCCGCAGCACCGACCAGCCGCCACCGGTGCGCGCCTTTGAGACAGCAATGGCCCTGCCAGGCTTTACCCTGCGCCCCGCAACGCCTTGGCTGGAAGTGTATGAAAAGGACGGCGCAGTCTCGGTGAAAACGCCCGATGGCGTGCTGGTCTTCGATCATCTGTTGCTGGCAACAGGCATGGATGTCGATCTCTCAGCGCGCCCGGAATTGAAAACCCTGGCCCCGAGGATCGCGGTTTGGGGTGAGCATTTCACGCCTTCAGCCGGAGAAGAAGACGCCCGGCTGTCGCAATTGCCCTATCTCGACCCCTATTATGCGTTCCTGCCGAAGGTGCCGGAAGACGGCTGGGTCAGCCGGGTTTTTGCCTTCAACAGCGCGAGTTTCGTCAGCCACGGCCCGCATTCCACCTCGATCAGCGGCCATCGCTATGCCCTGCCAAGGGTGGTGCGCGGCATCGAGCGCCGGCTGCTGCTGGATCAGGAAAACGCAATCCTGCCGGGGCTGGAGGCCTATTGCTCGCAGGACCTGCCGGTCAGCGATGATTTCGAAGCTGATATTGCTGCCCGAAATGCAGCACGGATGATGGAAAAAGCATCATGA
- a CDS encoding creatininase family protein — protein MIRSFYWVDHSTQAFAERDLSKTVVVLPIAAVEQHGPHLPVDVDAAINAEIIRRTVARLQPDTDVLFLPPMAVGKSDEHIAFPGTLAISGETLRHVWLDLARSVKRAGAAKLILFNSHGGQMALMDIVCRDIRIELGMLAVSCSWFRIAPVDDLFSRDEIDHGIHGGDIETSMMLAIAPERVAMDKAENFVPLTVAIEKSGSMLTAEGAVGFGWQAQDLHPAGVCGNASNATAQKGQIVLDRAADGLVGLIAATQAFDLLQLTSQTRFSNPC, from the coding sequence ATGATCAGGTCTTTCTATTGGGTGGATCATTCAACCCAGGCCTTTGCCGAACGTGATCTCTCAAAAACCGTGGTGGTGCTTCCCATCGCCGCTGTCGAGCAACACGGGCCGCATCTGCCCGTCGATGTCGATGCGGCCATAAATGCGGAGATCATCCGGCGCACGGTGGCGCGCTTGCAACCGGACACCGACGTCCTGTTCCTGCCGCCCATGGCGGTCGGAAAATCCGACGAGCATATCGCCTTCCCCGGCACGCTGGCAATCTCCGGCGAGACCCTGCGCCATGTGTGGCTGGATCTGGCCCGCAGCGTCAAGCGTGCGGGTGCCGCGAAATTGATCCTGTTCAATTCCCATGGCGGCCAGATGGCGCTGATGGACATCGTCTGCCGCGATATCCGTATCGAGCTTGGCATGTTGGCGGTTTCCTGTTCCTGGTTTCGCATCGCCCCGGTGGACGACCTGTTCTCACGCGACGAAATCGACCACGGCATCCATGGCGGCGACATCGAAACCAGCATGATGCTGGCAATCGCGCCGGAGCGGGTGGCCATGGACAAAGCCGAGAATTTCGTCCCCCTGACGGTGGCAATTGAGAAATCCGGCAGCATGCTGACAGCAGAAGGGGCCGTTGGTTTCGGCTGGCAGGCGCAGGATCTTCATCCGGCGGGCGTCTGCGGCAATGCCAGCAATGCAACGGCGCAGAAAGGCCAGATCGTGCTTGATCGCGCCGCCGATGGGCTTGTCGGCCTGATTGCTGCGACACAGGCCTTCGACCTTTTGCAACTGACATCGCAGACGCGCTTTTCGAACCCGTGCTGA
- a CDS encoding questin oxidase family protein produces the protein MMAPAKAAAVEALLAEMPAWGSEFTGTFANHAPMVLCALAEIGGTPAQMRRFFDHYKSYKKLLPFGQPSTPLDAASWRSVLGQREREPDLRLFFSAEVSRLGIEAALKHYLPDLAPGVAASAFHALMRTAYGVLRQKEDDIAIALAYWAATYLALPPATGASPVTDDPAEVLRRVTLIAPMHTLTLHDLLWQNMRDAAALPDFVPVVDWLEIGSDTMEKMADVAIRLFAATQHFAALHVVTGLHWIRLLSPYCDRQTQGTLLRVFWQAIAALMRELDFPTLPPEEEISRWRALPAPDWPEIFAAAAASYDEHDISLAYSAAQEMTIYADPLYRVAAARRLGLIGDYRI, from the coding sequence ATGATGGCGCCAGCCAAAGCAGCGGCGGTCGAGGCATTGCTCGCCGAAATGCCCGCCTGGGGATCGGAATTTACCGGCACCTTCGCCAACCACGCCCCGATGGTGCTCTGTGCCCTGGCCGAAATTGGCGGCACACCTGCCCAAATGCGCCGGTTTTTCGACCACTATAAAAGCTATAAAAAACTGCTGCCCTTCGGCCAGCCATCCACGCCGCTCGATGCGGCAAGCTGGCGCTCAGTTCTCGGTCAACGCGAGCGGGAGCCGGATCTGCGGTTGTTTTTCTCCGCTGAAGTCTCCCGGCTCGGAATAGAGGCAGCGCTCAAGCACTATCTGCCGGATCTGGCACCGGGCGTGGCGGCAAGCGCCTTCCACGCCCTGATGCGCACGGCCTATGGCGTGTTGCGCCAAAAAGAAGATGATATCGCCATTGCGCTTGCCTATTGGGCGGCCACCTATCTGGCACTGCCGCCTGCGACCGGCGCAAGCCCTGTCACCGATGATCCGGCAGAAGTGCTGCGCCGGGTCACGCTGATCGCCCCCATGCACACGCTGACGCTTCATGATCTTCTGTGGCAGAACATGCGTGACGCTGCCGCCCTGCCCGACTTTGTTCCTGTTGTAGACTGGCTAGAGATCGGCTCCGATACGATGGAAAAAATGGCTGATGTCGCCATCCGCTTATTTGCGGCCACCCAGCATTTCGCCGCCCTTCATGTGGTCACAGGCCTGCATTGGATACGCCTGCTCAGCCCCTACTGCGACCGACAAACCCAGGGCACCCTGCTGCGGGTGTTCTGGCAGGCGATTGCGGCGCTAATGCGGGAACTGGACTTTCCAACCCTGCCGCCGGAGGAGGAGATCTCCCGCTGGCGTGCGTTGCCCGCCCCGGATTGGCCGGAGATTTTTGCGGCAGCAGCTGCCAGCTATGACGAACACGATATCAGCCTTGCCTATTCGGCAGCACAGGAAATGACGATCTATGCAGACCCGCTCTATCGCGTGGCCGCGGCGCGGCGTCTCGGCCTGATTGGAGACTATCGGATATGA
- a CDS encoding extracellular solute-binding protein, which translates to MKRTGITRRDVLAGMAAGAAAGVVSNAGIARAAVSDMVWATWDSNGHPEYVAAFEKETGVKVKLSYLSSEDAQFAALKTGAAADWDMINPSLNGSWRYIKAGLLKELDLSKIPNASLMYDVFKSTPKVMDDAGKTFAIPYLWGLNPIVYRKDKFDKEPDYTTLFDAKYSGQLAMRDYALESIAIAGLVAGVPRDKVFVMEAKELAEAKKLLITQKPLLRTYWQTIGDLTNLFATGEVSCAFSWRVPYDELQAKLPMGMAKPKAGVMGWCDCFGMPANLSPEKTEIGYKFINYLLGPSYSTDVARIGHYATTSSVIRDKLSHEEQATIFVDDMDVMKSFMWPVAPPNYSDWLKIWNEVKAS; encoded by the coding sequence ATGAAACGGACAGGTATCACACGGCGTGACGTGCTGGCGGGAATGGCGGCGGGTGCTGCCGCAGGGGTGGTTTCAAACGCGGGCATCGCACGCGCTGCGGTCTCCGACATGGTCTGGGCCACCTGGGACTCCAACGGCCATCCCGAATATGTCGCCGCCTTCGAAAAGGAAACCGGCGTCAAGGTCAAGCTCTCCTATCTCTCCAGCGAGGACGCACAGTTTGCCGCTCTGAAAACCGGGGCCGCTGCCGATTGGGATATGATCAACCCGTCGCTGAACGGCAGTTGGCGCTATATCAAGGCCGGTCTGCTGAAGGAGCTGGACCTGTCAAAAATTCCCAATGCCAGCCTGATGTATGATGTGTTCAAATCCACGCCGAAGGTGATGGACGATGCCGGCAAGACGTTTGCCATTCCCTATCTCTGGGGCCTGAACCCGATTGTCTACCGCAAGGACAAGTTCGACAAGGAGCCGGACTATACCACGCTCTTCGATGCGAAATATTCCGGCCAACTCGCCATGCGTGATTACGCCCTGGAATCCATCGCCATCGCCGGGCTTGTTGCCGGTGTGCCGCGCGACAAAGTGTTCGTCATGGAGGCCAAGGAACTGGCAGAAGCGAAGAAACTGCTGATTACCCAGAAGCCGCTGTTGCGCACCTATTGGCAGACCATCGGCGACCTGACCAATCTCTTCGCCACCGGTGAAGTCTCCTGCGCCTTCTCCTGGCGCGTACCCTATGACGAGCTGCAGGCCAAACTGCCGATGGGCATGGCCAAGCCGAAGGCTGGCGTGATGGGCTGGTGCGACTGCTTCGGCATGCCTGCCAATCTTTCGCCGGAAAAAACCGAGATCGGCTATAAATTCATCAATTATCTGCTTGGACCGAGCTATTCCACCGATGTGGCCCGGATCGGTCATTACGCCACCACCTCCTCTGTCATCAGAGACAAGCTTTCGCATGAGGAACAGGCAACGATCTTCGTAGACGATATGGACGTGATGAAATCCTTCATGTGGCCGGTGGCGCCGCCCAATTATTCCGACTGGCTGAAAATCTGGAACGAAGTCAAGGCGAGTTGA
- a CDS encoding ABC transporter ATP-binding protein produces MTQAWDTTAPDQNAGTGLPMLLSARGLVKSYGRNRAVDGVDLDIPERAFTTFLGPSGCGKTTILRMIGGFETPDAGSLVLDGRSLTGVPPERRPVNTVFQNYALFPHLTVFENVAFSLTLRRGAQDPAPRVKRALDAVHMGEFTSRYPHQLSGGQQQRVAVARAIIAEPHLLLLDEPLSALDRKMRGHLQIELKDLQRRLGIAFVYVTHDQEEAFALSDIVVVMNKGRIAQKADPVTLYARPADTFVADFIGSASLVEGEILALGTETATIGTPLGTITAPAIHGLAKGERAALVIRPEHLRLGNADGHGLVLSAQVRHVVFKGDRYLIEADISGVTVRLMADRPAEPGSTIAMTLDPASCFITRLAS; encoded by the coding sequence ATGACGCAGGCATGGGATACGACAGCACCGGACCAGAACGCGGGAACCGGTTTGCCGATGCTCTTGTCCGCAAGAGGCCTCGTTAAGTCCTATGGGCGCAACCGTGCGGTCGATGGCGTGGATCTGGACATTCCAGAACGCGCCTTCACCACCTTTCTCGGCCCCTCCGGCTGCGGCAAAACGACGATCCTGCGGATGATCGGCGGGTTTGAAACTCCCGATGCCGGCTCACTGGTGCTCGACGGGCGCTCGCTCACCGGCGTGCCCCCCGAGCGACGACCGGTGAACACGGTCTTCCAGAATTACGCCCTGTTTCCGCATCTGACCGTGTTCGAGAATGTCGCTTTTTCGCTCACCCTGCGCCGTGGTGCGCAGGACCCGGCACCGCGTGTGAAGCGGGCGTTGGACGCCGTTCACATGGGCGAATTCACCAGCCGCTATCCGCATCAGCTATCCGGTGGCCAGCAGCAGCGGGTGGCGGTGGCCCGCGCCATCATTGCCGAGCCGCATCTGCTGCTGCTCGATGAGCCGCTTTCGGCACTGGATCGCAAGATGCGCGGGCATCTGCAGATCGAGCTGAAAGACCTGCAACGCCGCCTCGGCATTGCTTTCGTCTATGTCACCCATGACCAGGAAGAAGCCTTTGCGCTGTCGGATATCGTCGTGGTGATGAACAAGGGCCGCATCGCCCAGAAAGCCGATCCGGTGACGCTTTATGCGCGACCCGCCGACACGTTCGTGGCAGATTTCATCGGGTCAGCCAGCCTGGTGGAGGGCGAGATCCTGGCGCTTGGCACAGAGACGGCAACCATCGGGACGCCGCTTGGAACCATCACCGCTCCCGCCATCCATGGTCTTGCGAAAGGCGAACGCGCCGCCCTGGTGATACGGCCTGAGCATTTACGGCTTGGCAACGCGGACGGTCACGGCCTTGTTCTTTCCGCCCAGGTTCGGCATGTCGTCTTCAAGGGCGACCGCTACCTGATCGAAGCGGATATTTCAGGCGTGACGGTACGGCTGATGGCAGACCGGCCAGCGGAACCAGGATCAACGATCGCGATGACGCTCGATCCCGCTTCATGCTTCATCACGAGGCTTGCATCATGA